In Mycobacterium stomatepiae, the following are encoded in one genomic region:
- a CDS encoding SDR family NAD(P)-dependent oxidoreductase has product MDDLLGRFLGLEGRVVVVSGAGGGGTGTTVTAMTARAGATVIAVSRSKENLDEHVAPLASQGLAVIPVVADASTDEGIATVIDHARRAEGTLYGLVNVAGGAQPSTWMPSTRVTRGDWRTIFADNLETAFFMSQAVASELVARQQRGSIVSISSISGMNTAPFHIAYGTAKSAITAMTRTMALELARTGIRVNAVAPGVTETAASRTYVDDDPERDRKAIAMGRRGRPEEQAGAILFLLSEMSSYITGQTLLADGGLDLKWSHLDADNTSLFLHDESFPAAIKGM; this is encoded by the coding sequence ATGGACGATCTCCTCGGGCGCTTCTTAGGGTTGGAAGGCCGCGTCGTCGTGGTTTCCGGAGCTGGTGGTGGCGGCACCGGCACGACCGTCACGGCCATGACTGCCCGGGCCGGCGCCACGGTGATCGCGGTCAGCCGGTCGAAGGAAAATCTGGACGAGCACGTCGCCCCGCTGGCGAGTCAAGGGCTGGCGGTAATCCCCGTCGTGGCCGACGCGTCGACCGACGAGGGCATCGCCACGGTGATCGATCACGCGCGCCGCGCCGAGGGCACCTTGTACGGGCTGGTCAATGTGGCCGGCGGCGCGCAGCCGTCGACCTGGATGCCGTCGACCCGGGTGACGCGCGGCGACTGGCGCACGATCTTCGCCGACAATCTCGAAACGGCGTTCTTCATGAGCCAGGCCGTCGCCAGCGAACTTGTCGCGCGGCAACAGCGGGGATCGATCGTGTCGATCTCCTCGATCAGCGGCATGAACACCGCGCCGTTTCACATCGCCTACGGCACCGCCAAGTCCGCGATCACCGCGATGACCCGCACGATGGCCCTCGAGTTGGCGCGGACGGGAATTCGGGTGAACGCGGTCGCGCCCGGTGTCACCGAGACGGCGGCCTCGCGCACCTATGTCGACGACGACCCCGAGCGAGACCGGAAGGCAATCGCGATGGGCCGGCGCGGGCGCCCCGAGGAGCAGGCCGGCGCGATCCTCTTTCTGCTCTCCGAGATGTCCAGCTACATCACCGGCCAGACGTTGCTGGCCGACGGCGGGCTGGACCTCAAGTGGAGCCACCTCGACGCCGACAACACGTCGCTTTTCTTGCACGACGAATCCTTCCCCGCGGCAATTAAGGGGATGTGA
- a CDS encoding SDR family NAD(P)-dependent oxidoreductase, which yields MSEFRFDDRVAVVTGAGRGLGRAYAHLLASRGAKVVVNDAGGNLDGAGADAGPAERVVAKIIAAGGQAVACTASVATADGGEAIVATAVDTYGRIDILVHNAGNVRRASLKEMSYEDFDAVLDVHLRGAFNVVRQAFPLMCAAGYGRIVLTSSIGGLYGNHNVANYAAAKAGVIGLSNAAALEGADEGVRCNVIVPAAVTRMAEGIDTSSYPPMGAELVAPVVGWLSYESCSVTGELFIALAGRVARAIVAESPGVCRSSWTIEDVGGHLDAIRYVEAPLIFPVVPDGHNEHIRYSFELAQRSNELHGSNDQGAFHG from the coding sequence GTGAGCGAGTTCCGATTCGACGACCGCGTTGCCGTGGTGACCGGAGCCGGCCGCGGTTTGGGCCGTGCCTACGCGCACCTGCTGGCTTCGCGCGGAGCCAAGGTGGTGGTCAACGACGCCGGCGGCAACCTCGACGGCGCGGGAGCCGACGCCGGTCCGGCCGAGCGGGTGGTCGCCAAGATCATCGCGGCCGGCGGACAGGCCGTCGCCTGCACCGCGTCGGTCGCGACCGCCGACGGCGGCGAGGCGATCGTCGCGACCGCGGTCGACACCTATGGCCGTATCGACATCCTGGTGCACAACGCCGGCAATGTCCGTCGCGCCTCGTTGAAGGAGATGAGCTACGAGGACTTCGACGCCGTGCTCGACGTGCATTTGCGCGGCGCGTTCAATGTGGTGCGGCAAGCGTTTCCGCTCATGTGCGCGGCGGGCTACGGCCGCATCGTGCTGACGTCGTCGATCGGCGGCCTGTACGGAAACCACAACGTGGCCAACTACGCCGCCGCCAAGGCCGGCGTGATCGGGTTGTCCAACGCCGCCGCGCTCGAAGGCGCCGACGAGGGCGTGCGGTGCAACGTGATCGTGCCGGCCGCGGTGACGCGCATGGCCGAAGGCATCGACACCTCATCCTACCCGCCGATGGGCGCGGAACTCGTTGCGCCGGTGGTGGGTTGGCTTTCGTACGAGTCATGCTCGGTCACCGGTGAGTTGTTCATCGCGCTGGCGGGCCGGGTGGCTCGCGCCATCGTCGCGGAGAGTCCGGGCGTGTGCCGGTCGTCGTGGACGATCGAGGACGTCGGCGGCCACCTGGATGCAATTCGGTACGTCGAAGCGCCGCTGATCTTTCCGGTCGTCCCGGATGGACATAACGAGCACATCCGCTACAGCTTCGAGCTGGCTCAGAGGTCAAACGAACTACATGGCTCAAACGATCAAGGAGCGTTCCATGGCTAG
- a CDS encoding aromatic ring-hydroxylating oxygenase subunit alpha, which yields MTDLVKGVNHAAAEELSRPMTIGVEAYICQDYARAERDKLWRRIWQQVGRVEELPEVGSYLTYQILDDSIIVVRAGRDEFRAHHNVCMHRGRRLIDTPDGAKNACGRAHKSFVCGFHGWTYGLDGTCTHIREQQDWQETLTPDNTHLRPVKVDTWGGWLWINMDPDCEPLADYLFPAAKILDAFGLENMRYKWRKWLEFDCNWEVALEAFNETYHVFTTHPEFNKFGEFKGWAKTQGRRSHIGYDAPKEMEATKSKIRLGIGADPRVSTAQMQVYTMEETNATTTQTLVNAAKRLVDELPEGTPADKVLEHWLASARRDDEARGVTWPTIPADILGQAGTAWQIFPNFQIGQGLTSALCYGARPHPSYNPDKCIFEVSAFELYPRGQEPQTQWEYTPVGDPRWRSVLPQDFSNMAAVQQGMKSLGFLCTRPNPYRERSTVNLHYQLSKYMGTGEPQEL from the coding sequence ATGACCGACCTGGTCAAAGGCGTGAATCACGCAGCGGCCGAAGAACTATCGAGACCGATGACCATCGGCGTCGAGGCATACATCTGTCAGGACTACGCCCGCGCCGAGCGCGACAAACTATGGCGCAGGATCTGGCAGCAGGTCGGCCGCGTCGAGGAGTTGCCCGAGGTGGGCAGTTACCTGACCTACCAGATTCTCGACGACTCGATCATCGTGGTGCGTGCCGGCCGGGACGAATTTCGCGCCCACCACAACGTCTGTATGCACCGCGGCCGCCGTTTGATCGACACGCCCGACGGCGCCAAGAACGCCTGCGGTCGTGCCCACAAATCCTTTGTCTGCGGATTCCACGGCTGGACATACGGTTTGGACGGCACGTGCACACATATCCGCGAGCAACAGGACTGGCAGGAAACCCTCACACCGGACAACACCCACCTGCGACCGGTCAAGGTCGACACCTGGGGCGGCTGGTTGTGGATCAATATGGACCCCGACTGCGAGCCGCTGGCCGACTACCTGTTCCCCGCCGCCAAGATCCTCGACGCGTTCGGCCTTGAGAACATGCGCTACAAATGGCGCAAATGGCTTGAGTTCGACTGCAACTGGGAGGTCGCACTGGAGGCCTTCAACGAGACCTACCACGTCTTCACCACGCACCCGGAGTTCAACAAGTTCGGGGAATTCAAGGGCTGGGCGAAAACGCAAGGCAGACGCAGTCATATCGGCTACGACGCGCCCAAGGAAATGGAAGCCACCAAGTCCAAGATCCGGCTCGGCATCGGCGCCGATCCGCGGGTGTCGACCGCCCAGATGCAGGTGTACACGATGGAGGAGACCAACGCCACCACCACCCAGACGCTGGTGAACGCCGCCAAGCGACTCGTCGACGAATTGCCCGAGGGCACACCGGCGGACAAGGTTCTCGAGCACTGGCTCGCCTCGGCGCGCCGTGACGACGAAGCGCGCGGGGTGACCTGGCCGACGATTCCCGCCGATATCCTCGGGCAGGCCGGCACCGCGTGGCAGATCTTCCCCAACTTCCAGATCGGGCAGGGGCTGACCAGCGCACTGTGCTACGGCGCTCGGCCGCACCCCAGTTACAACCCCGACAAATGCATCTTCGAGGTATCGGCATTCGAGCTCTACCCGAGAGGCCAAGAACCACAGACGCAGTGGGAGTACACGCCGGTCGGGGACCCTAGGTGGCGATCGGTGTTGCCGCAGGACTTCTCCAACATGGCCGCCGTGCAGCAGGGCATGAAGTCACTGGGCTTCCTATGCACCAGGCCCAACCCGTACCGCGAACGCAGCACCGTCAACCTGCACTACCAATTGTCGAAGTACATGGGCACCGGCGAACCCCAGGAGCTTTGA
- a CDS encoding SDR family NAD(P)-dependent oxidoreductase yields the protein MGEMQVAIVTGASSGIGLGCATKLAEMGMAIVGTGRDSDRLADLEKTINAPDRVATLAVDLTDDDAPRRIVDLAVDRWGQVDFLINNAGVGSPKPLHETDDETLDYFLGLMLRAPFRLARDVLPHLRPGSAIINVTSTFAVVGGLRGGAYSAAKGGLTALTTHIACQYGASGIRCNAVAPGVTVTPMVEKRLEDPRFRKLNTEMTPHQRLARIEDIASTVAFLCSPGGSFINGQTIVVDGGWSSTKYLSEFALTSQWIEQ from the coding sequence ATGGGTGAGATGCAGGTCGCAATCGTCACGGGAGCAAGCAGCGGAATCGGCTTGGGCTGCGCGACAAAACTCGCCGAGATGGGCATGGCGATCGTCGGCACGGGCCGTGACTCGGATCGGCTGGCGGACCTCGAGAAGACGATCAACGCCCCGGACCGGGTCGCCACGCTCGCCGTCGACCTGACCGACGACGACGCACCGCGGCGCATCGTGGACCTCGCGGTCGACCGGTGGGGTCAGGTCGACTTCCTGATCAACAACGCCGGCGTAGGCAGCCCCAAGCCGCTGCACGAGACCGACGACGAAACCCTGGACTATTTTCTGGGTTTGATGCTGCGAGCGCCGTTTCGGCTCGCGCGCGACGTATTGCCGCACCTGCGCCCCGGCTCGGCGATCATCAACGTCACGTCGACCTTCGCGGTCGTCGGCGGCCTGCGCGGCGGTGCCTACTCCGCGGCCAAGGGCGGGCTAACCGCGCTGACCACGCACATCGCCTGCCAGTACGGCGCATCCGGGATCCGCTGCAACGCCGTCGCGCCCGGCGTGACGGTGACGCCGATGGTCGAAAAGCGCTTGGAGGATCCGCGATTCCGCAAGCTCAACACCGAGATGACCCCGCACCAGCGGTTGGCCCGCATCGAAGACATCGCCAGCACCGTCGCCTTCCTGTGCTCGCCGGGCGGCAGTTTCATCAACGGTCAGACGATCGTCGTGGATGGCGGTTGGAGTTCGACGAAGTACCTGTCGGAGTTCGCGTTGACATCGCAGTGGATCGAGCAATGA
- a CDS encoding GntR family transcriptional regulator: MSQAITGDHRYLQIARTLRKEIVDGVYPVGSQLPTEHQLCERFAVSRYTVREALRRLREDNLVASRPRAGTRVVPRSASSSYAQDALSIDDLLAFAAGARLTIESNAMVTIDDDLAARTGLEVGTQWLSVRGYRQADNASVPMCRTEYYISRNFAAVGRLLQRHAGPIFPLIEDLFGVSIAELHQEIAAVLLSPELADGLGVETGTAALQMRRTYMTSDGEVAQVTINTHLSSRFRYAMTMRRVTGQAG; encoded by the coding sequence ATGTCGCAGGCGATCACGGGCGACCATCGCTACTTGCAAATCGCACGCACGCTTCGCAAGGAGATCGTCGACGGCGTCTATCCGGTGGGCTCGCAGCTGCCGACCGAGCACCAATTGTGCGAGCGCTTCGCGGTAAGCCGCTACACCGTCCGCGAAGCACTGCGCCGGCTGCGGGAGGACAATCTGGTCGCGTCCCGGCCGCGGGCTGGCACCCGGGTGGTTCCCCGTTCGGCATCGAGTTCCTACGCCCAAGATGCACTTTCGATCGACGACCTGCTTGCGTTCGCGGCCGGCGCGCGGCTGACCATCGAATCCAACGCGATGGTGACGATCGACGACGACCTCGCGGCCCGGACCGGGCTCGAGGTCGGCACCCAGTGGCTGTCGGTGCGCGGTTACCGGCAGGCCGACAACGCGTCGGTGCCGATGTGCCGCACGGAGTACTACATCAGCCGGAATTTCGCCGCGGTCGGCAGGCTGCTGCAACGCCATGCCGGCCCCATCTTTCCGTTGATCGAGGATCTGTTCGGTGTAAGCATTGCCGAGTTACACCAAGAGATCGCCGCCGTCCTGCTGTCCCCGGAGCTGGCCGACGGCCTGGGCGTTGAAACGGGGACGGCCGCGCTGCAGATGCGGCGCACCTACATGACCTCCGATGGCGAGGTGGCCCAGGTGACGATCAACACCCACCTCTCGTCGCGGTTTCGGTACGCGATGACCATGCGTCGCGTGACCGGTCAGGCCGGCTGA
- a CDS encoding AMP-binding protein translates to MIARAAHAAEAYRRGLWVHTTLADSLRAAAEMSPRRTVLVDKDIRLDCATLYTQASTLAAALVARIPAGSVLSLMLPNWHEAAVIYLASTLAGMVVNPVLPSLRDQDLRFILEDADTAMIFIPGLHHGGHDYAGMLERVTATMSPAPEVVVVRGEAGSSTPYPALLTEPRNAVLPALDPDAVRMILYTSGTTSRPKGVLHSHNSIHALICQIRDHWAIEPGDAFLVPSPVAHIGGSIYAFECPLLLGTTAVLMDRWDPDEAVALMNAQRCTHMAGATPFLQQLLAAAERAGTRLPDLKVFICGGASVSPSLIRCAAAYFDHAVVTRVYGCTEVPVTTVGAPGPGEDDAAADTDGRPGIAEIKLVAHEAAPAGDGEICVRGPQMLLGYRHAQPDSFDAAGYFRTGDLGRWALTGADDGYLVVTGRAKDVIIRNGENISAKEVEDLLADHPDIAEIAVVGLPDERTGERTCAVIVPAGMAHPDVASLLALLVSKGVAKFKAPEQVVIADALPKNDAGKVLKHQIRAALTKDG, encoded by the coding sequence GTGATCGCCCGGGCCGCGCATGCCGCCGAGGCATACCGCCGCGGGCTGTGGGTACACACCACGCTGGCCGATTCGCTGCGCGCCGCCGCCGAGATGTCGCCGCGACGAACAGTACTGGTGGACAAGGACATTCGGCTGGATTGCGCTACGCTGTACACGCAGGCCAGCACGCTGGCCGCCGCCCTGGTGGCGCGCATACCGGCGGGCAGTGTCTTGTCGTTGATGCTGCCGAACTGGCACGAGGCCGCCGTCATCTACCTGGCTTCGACACTGGCCGGGATGGTGGTGAACCCGGTCCTACCCTCGCTGCGCGACCAAGACCTGCGCTTCATCCTCGAAGACGCCGATACCGCGATGATTTTCATTCCGGGCCTCCACCACGGCGGGCATGACTACGCGGGAATGCTCGAACGCGTGACGGCGACGATGAGCCCGGCGCCGGAGGTGGTGGTGGTGCGCGGCGAGGCCGGTTCGAGCACTCCGTACCCAGCCCTGCTAACCGAGCCGCGGAACGCGGTGCTTCCGGCGCTGGATCCCGATGCGGTGCGGATGATCCTGTACACCTCCGGTACCACTAGTAGACCGAAAGGCGTTCTACATAGCCATAATTCGATTCACGCCCTGATCTGCCAGATCCGCGACCACTGGGCGATCGAACCGGGCGACGCTTTCCTGGTCCCGTCTCCGGTCGCGCATATCGGCGGGTCGATATATGCGTTCGAATGCCCGCTGCTGCTGGGAACCACCGCGGTGCTGATGGACCGGTGGGATCCGGACGAGGCGGTTGCGCTGATGAACGCGCAGCGGTGCACCCACATGGCCGGGGCCACACCCTTCCTGCAGCAGCTGCTGGCCGCCGCCGAGCGGGCCGGCACCCGCCTGCCCGACTTGAAGGTGTTCATCTGCGGCGGCGCCTCCGTATCGCCGTCGCTGATCCGCTGCGCCGCAGCGTATTTCGACCATGCGGTGGTCACCCGGGTGTACGGATGCACGGAGGTACCCGTCACGACGGTCGGCGCTCCCGGCCCCGGCGAGGACGATGCCGCGGCCGATACCGACGGCAGGCCCGGCATCGCGGAGATCAAGCTCGTCGCCCACGAGGCCGCGCCCGCCGGCGACGGAGAGATCTGCGTGCGCGGCCCGCAGATGCTGCTGGGTTATCGGCACGCGCAACCCGATTCCTTCGATGCTGCAGGGTATTTCCGTACCGGTGACCTGGGGCGCTGGGCCTTGACCGGTGCCGATGACGGGTACCTGGTCGTCACCGGCCGGGCCAAGGACGTCATCATCCGCAACGGCGAGAACATTTCGGCCAAGGAGGTCGAGGATCTGCTCGCCGACCATCCCGACATCGCCGAAATCGCGGTCGTCGGTCTGCCCGACGAGCGCACCGGAGAACGGACGTGCGCGGTGATCGTGCCTGCGGGCATGGCGCACCCGGACGTCGCAAGCCTGCTCGCGCTGCTGGTGAGCAAGGGCGTCGCCAAATTCAAGGCACCGGAACAGGTCGTGATCGCCGATGCCCTGCCGAAGAACGACGCGGGCAAGGTTCTCAAGCATCAGATCCGCGCGGCTCTGACGAAAGATGGGTGA
- a CDS encoding SMP-30/gluconolactonase/LRE family protein has translation MAISTQPSRYAAGHRVDVALGWELERVTAPSRLFGANGLRTGPDGRIYIAQVTGSQVSALDHRTGELVTASPRGGDIVAPDDVAFDADGNLYATEVMDGRVSVRDTSGRTRVLRDDVPSANGITFHQGRLFIGECREGGRLLEFDMAGGPPRVLLENVPSPNAMEVGPDGLQYFPVMGTNEIWRIDLDGGEPQCVVGDLGVPDSVKFDAQGHIVSTQVASGQVLRIDPRTGERGLLAQLNPGLDNCTFVGDQLFVSNFTGEITEISPNGTTQSVLAGGLNWPMDLAVGHDGQLYIADGTYFYVAMPDGSLHTAGMLFSPGYPGFLRGVAASGPDEFVVTTSGGQVSRYRPEASETEVLADGFDQLYGVTLSPGGVVFAELGTGRVLSLQSGAIEVLATDLREPVGVAVDADGACLVAEAGAGRVVRVNGSRADTVVADLQRPQGILVQGGVLYVVDAGAQALIAFDLASGARRTIASGLPVGPPPGVTPKPLRGMPPFSGPQGPFAGIAAAADGTLYVSADGDGSVLAQRRTGDGG, from the coding sequence ATGGCCATCTCAACGCAGCCCTCGCGGTACGCCGCTGGACACCGAGTCGATGTCGCGCTGGGCTGGGAGCTGGAACGCGTCACCGCGCCCAGTCGCCTGTTCGGCGCCAACGGATTGCGCACCGGCCCAGACGGTCGCATCTACATCGCCCAGGTCACCGGCAGCCAGGTGAGCGCGCTGGATCACCGCACCGGGGAACTGGTGACCGCCAGCCCCAGGGGCGGCGACATCGTCGCGCCCGACGACGTCGCGTTCGACGCCGACGGCAACCTTTACGCGACCGAGGTGATGGACGGCCGGGTCAGCGTGCGCGACACCAGCGGCCGAACGCGGGTGTTACGCGACGACGTACCCTCGGCCAACGGAATCACCTTCCACCAAGGGCGTTTGTTCATCGGCGAATGCCGGGAGGGCGGACGGCTGCTGGAATTCGACATGGCAGGCGGACCGCCGCGGGTGCTGCTGGAGAACGTGCCCTCACCCAATGCGATGGAGGTCGGCCCGGACGGCCTACAGTACTTCCCGGTGATGGGCACCAATGAAATCTGGCGTATCGATCTCGACGGCGGTGAGCCACAGTGTGTCGTAGGCGATCTCGGTGTGCCCGACTCGGTCAAGTTCGATGCCCAGGGCCACATCGTCTCGACGCAGGTGGCGAGCGGACAGGTGCTGCGCATCGATCCCCGCACCGGCGAGCGGGGGCTGCTGGCCCAGCTGAATCCGGGTCTGGACAACTGCACCTTTGTCGGCGACCAACTGTTCGTCTCCAACTTCACCGGCGAGATCACCGAGATATCGCCAAACGGCACAACACAATCCGTATTGGCGGGTGGACTCAACTGGCCGATGGACCTGGCGGTGGGCCACGACGGACAGCTCTACATCGCCGACGGCACCTACTTCTACGTCGCAATGCCCGATGGTTCCTTGCACACCGCGGGAATGTTGTTCAGCCCCGGCTATCCCGGATTCTTGCGCGGTGTGGCGGCGAGCGGGCCCGACGAGTTCGTCGTAACGACGTCCGGTGGTCAAGTGAGCCGGTACCGACCGGAGGCAAGCGAAACCGAGGTGCTGGCAGACGGTTTCGACCAGCTCTACGGCGTCACGCTGAGCCCTGGCGGTGTGGTGTTCGCCGAACTGGGCACCGGGCGGGTGCTTTCGCTGCAGTCCGGGGCGATCGAGGTGCTGGCGACCGATCTGCGTGAGCCGGTCGGCGTTGCGGTCGATGCCGACGGGGCCTGCCTGGTCGCGGAGGCCGGGGCCGGACGGGTAGTCAGGGTGAACGGGTCGAGGGCCGACACCGTTGTCGCGGATCTGCAACGCCCGCAGGGCATTCTGGTCCAGGGTGGTGTGCTCTACGTCGTCGATGCCGGCGCTCAGGCGTTGATCGCGTTCGACCTGGCAAGTGGCGCGCGGCGCACGATCGCGTCCGGACTGCCGGTCGGTCCCCCACCCGGTGTGACGCCCAAGCCGCTGCGCGGCATGCCACCGTTTTCCGGGCCGCAGGGCCCGTTCGCCGGCATCGCCGCGGCGGCCGACGGAACGCTGTACGTCTCGGCCGACGGCGACGGCAGCGTGCTAGCGCAGCGCCGGACCGGGGATGGCGGCTGA
- a CDS encoding flavin-containing monooxygenase, whose translation MTRFDGRSETCGPTDVAQDVDIDAMRARYAQEREKRLRKEGGAQYLELDGDLADLYEVDPYTPTADRAPIYEDIEVAVLGGGFAGLLSGAYLKKAGVQDVRVIDMAGDFGGVWYWDRFPGIQCDNDAYCYIPMLEELDFLPSKKFADGAEIFAHCQAMGKYFDLYHGAIFSTQVKTMRWDEKSKRWRLTTNRGDDVRARFVVMAQGSYNKPKLPGIPGIKEYLDSGGHAFHSARWDYDYTGGDANGGLHRLADKRVALVGTGATGVQLVPHLGRDAKQLFVFQRTPLSVDVRANPPTDPAWAAALRPGWQEERKRNFHNWSPFVGVVFGEPDLVCDFWTELGRNLSARIAASGDPASLGIEEIMAIREEEDYKIMERLRRRVATLVDDPDTAEALKPYYRFMCKRPCSSETYLPAFNLPNVTLVDVSESKGVERLTKKGIVANGIEYEVDCVVFASGFEISTEISRRFAVDVIEGRDGLSLFDYWHDRYQTLHGMTTRGFPNQFFTGFIQGGVSANTTAMFEQQAEHIAYIIAEAQKRGATTVEPSQEGQDDWVKTAAELAIDNSVFEISCTPGYYNNEGQGGAKDNGAFLGDFYAPGFYAFGDLIAEWRARGDLEGLELS comes from the coding sequence ATGACCCGGTTTGATGGGCGGTCCGAGACCTGCGGACCCACCGACGTAGCGCAGGACGTCGACATCGACGCGATGCGGGCCAGGTACGCCCAGGAGCGCGAAAAGCGGCTGCGCAAGGAGGGCGGTGCGCAGTACCTCGAACTCGACGGTGACCTGGCGGATCTCTACGAGGTGGACCCCTACACCCCGACGGCCGACCGCGCCCCGATCTACGAGGACATCGAGGTGGCCGTCCTCGGCGGCGGGTTCGCCGGGTTGTTGTCGGGCGCCTACCTGAAAAAGGCTGGCGTGCAGGATGTCCGGGTCATCGACATGGCCGGGGATTTCGGCGGAGTGTGGTACTGGGACCGCTTCCCGGGCATTCAGTGTGACAACGACGCCTACTGCTACATCCCGATGCTCGAGGAGCTCGACTTCCTGCCGAGCAAGAAGTTCGCCGACGGCGCCGAGATCTTCGCCCACTGCCAGGCCATGGGCAAATACTTCGATCTCTACCACGGCGCGATCTTCTCAACGCAGGTCAAGACTATGCGCTGGGACGAGAAGAGTAAGCGCTGGCGGCTCACCACCAACCGCGGCGACGACGTCCGCGCACGGTTCGTGGTGATGGCGCAGGGCTCGTACAACAAGCCGAAGCTGCCCGGTATCCCCGGTATCAAGGAGTATCTGGACAGCGGCGGCCACGCGTTCCATTCCGCACGCTGGGACTACGACTACACAGGCGGCGACGCCAACGGCGGCCTGCATAGGCTGGCCGACAAGCGGGTCGCACTCGTTGGAACCGGGGCTACCGGCGTCCAGCTGGTGCCGCATCTCGGCCGGGATGCCAAGCAGCTCTTCGTGTTCCAGCGCACCCCGTTATCGGTGGACGTGCGCGCCAACCCACCCACCGACCCGGCCTGGGCGGCGGCGCTGCGGCCCGGTTGGCAGGAGGAGCGCAAGCGCAACTTCCACAACTGGTCACCGTTTGTGGGGGTGGTCTTCGGCGAGCCAGATCTGGTGTGCGACTTCTGGACCGAATTGGGCCGCAACCTGAGCGCCCGGATCGCCGCCAGTGGCGATCCCGCCTCGCTGGGGATCGAGGAAATCATGGCGATCCGGGAGGAAGAGGACTACAAGATCATGGAGCGGCTGCGCCGCCGCGTGGCCACCCTGGTCGACGACCCCGATACGGCCGAGGCGCTCAAGCCGTACTACCGCTTCATGTGCAAGCGGCCGTGTTCGAGCGAGACGTACCTGCCGGCGTTCAACCTGCCGAACGTGACGTTGGTGGACGTGTCGGAATCCAAGGGAGTGGAACGCCTGACTAAAAAGGGCATCGTCGCCAACGGCATTGAGTACGAGGTCGATTGCGTCGTATTCGCCAGCGGGTTCGAGATCTCCACGGAGATCAGTCGGCGCTTCGCGGTGGACGTCATCGAGGGCCGAGACGGGCTGTCGCTGTTCGACTATTGGCACGACAGGTACCAGACGCTGCACGGGATGACCACACGCGGATTCCCCAACCAGTTCTTCACCGGCTTCATCCAGGGCGGCGTCTCGGCCAACACCACCGCGATGTTCGAGCAACAGGCCGAGCACATCGCTTACATCATCGCCGAGGCGCAGAAACGCGGCGCGACCACGGTCGAACCCAGTCAGGAGGGCCAGGACGACTGGGTCAAAACGGCCGCCGAACTCGCGATCGACAACTCGGTATTCGAGATATCCTGCACCCCTGGCTATTACAACAACGAGGGTCAAGGTGGCGCCAAAGACAATGGTGCGTTTCTCGGTGATTTCTACGCGCCGGGCTTCTACGCCTTCGGCGACCTGATCGCCGAGTGGCGCGCCAGGGGGGACCTGGAAGGCCTAGAGCTTTCGTGA